The Methanohalophilus portucalensis genome window below encodes:
- the rpsJ gene encoding 30S ribosomal protein S10, translating to MAQKARIRLSGIDPVNLDGVCDQVKSIADRTGVSIAGPVPLPTKKMVVPARKSPSGDGTASWDHWEMRVHKRLIDIAADERALRQLMRIQVPKDINIEIVLQN from the coding sequence ATGGCACAGAAAGCAAGAATAAGACTGTCGGGAATTGATCCGGTAAATCTGGACGGTGTCTGCGATCAGGTAAAATCCATCGCTGACCGTACAGGAGTAAGTATAGCCGGGCCTGTCCCGCTGCCCACCAAAAAAATGGTGGTACCAGCACGCAAAAGCCCAAGTGGTGACGGAACCGCTTCCTGGGATCACTGGGAAATGCGTGTTCACAAACGCCTGATCGACATAGCTGCAGATGAGCGTGCTCTCAGGCAGCTAATGCGCATTCAGGTGCCCAAGGACATCAATATTGAAATAGTTCTTCAGAATTGA
- a CDS encoding winged helix-turn-helix domain-containing protein: MSEEIKDETEGKVYNALKESGKPMRSGDVAEATDIDKKVVSNTITKLKKKGLVCSPKRCYYAASEE; encoded by the coding sequence ATGTCAGAAGAAATAAAGGATGAAACCGAAGGTAAGGTCTATAATGCATTAAAAGAAAGCGGCAAACCAATGAGATCTGGTGATGTTGCCGAGGCTACAGATATTGATAAGAAAGTGGTCAGCAACACAATAACCAAACTTAAGAAAAAAGGACTAGTATGTTCCCCTAAAAGGTGCTATTACGCTGCGTCTGAGGAATGA